TGGGCACTATTTATCttgttttaagtttgcagaaaattttaattgtTGGGTTTCATCCAAACCTCGAAATTGGTGCTAGAATTCTCCTATAGGGTTTCAGTTTTCTCAacagctgcttctattctgatttttaatcAAAATCTTCTGTCTCATTCTTTGTGCCTTCACTAGATTGACCACATTCAACCTCAGTttctgtgatggcatctttgaccaacatcatgttggaacacagtcagaagttaAACGGCctcaactacaacacctggaaacagcgcATGTTATCGATCTTTGAGTATCATTGCCTTGATcagcttgttttgggcaaggaatctcgtcctacaacagtaggtgatgatcaagacaaacatgatgtgaagaattgagaggttgtcatgcttatcaaactctatGTCACAAatgatcaactcccacaggtgccttcaggtaaaacagcaaaagagatctgagatctcttgaaggatcttcatgaaacgtccgacaagagccgagctttctttctgaagaatatgttgttttctatcatgatggatgagaagtcatctatccaggcacatctCACGAAGATCAAGGAGATCCGTGACCAGTTGGAAGCTATAggccgaaccatggtggaagaggatatggtagtgatcacgctgaaaagccttcctagatcctacgagcatttcattgatactctcaatatctcatctactagtgttgatctgaagtttcctGATCTCTGCAACAAGCTTCTACAGCAGGATCGATGGAACCAGCAGTTTGGAAGCAACGCTAGTTCATCCACTAAACAAGCCTTCACAGCTGAAGTTTTGGATAAGAACAAGGGTAAAGATCAATCCTTCCAGCAGAAGGAGCAAGGTCAATATACGCAATCTTCGAAGAAGAAAAGTGTACAGTGTAACTACTATCACCAgtttggccatatgaagaaagattgcaggaAATTGTTGGCATCCGTGCAATCTAGGCTGGGAGGGTCTTAGGAACAAGAGAAGGCTCATGTTGCAAAGCATTCTGGAGAGAAGGAGTCAGCCTTCTATGCTTTGTGATAAGCAAATTTCCTGTTTAGTTGGTTTTCacttttttttcctcaaaaattgttcgcagggtttcgaatttttttccttaaaaattattatctgtcatccgcaaagcttgcgtgggatttctaggttttcacgattttttcttcaaaaatttttTGCTGGTTTTTACGATTTTTTTCTTCAAAAGTCATCTATAATACGCGAAATTCACGTGGGATTTGTGATTTGCGAAGTTCTttggttttgattgatttttctcctcaaaaatcgagCTTTGTTGCAGTCAGCTTGGGTTGCACCTAccagttttggagttggtactcttctgcaaaagggtttgctgattttttcctcaaaatcattgtttcaagCTTCAATAATTTGTGTGTGCCAGATCTCTAATTCGCATGTTAAGGCTACAttagcttggatggcttttggtactcttggtcatttacattctgcAGATCCTAGGAGGGTCTCCGTAGCAACAGAGTGTTCTTTGCATCTGTGATCATAACACCTGCAGTGTTttctgtagggtattgagtacgatggccattagggagggtgttaaaataatataatatcttctataatggtcatcttctatttttagtggtcatcttctattttaagttgtcgacttatttagcttgttaagttagctttttattatgtaattagcTTTCACGCTTAAGCGTTtcgctctttaatcttttactttaacgttatgttctaattatagaacatcgtcttgtaacctctatatatacgtgtatacatcgttcaatgtaattatccgattattgaatcattcattcaatttatttttcaacatCATCATTTTGAGAGCAAAAAAGTAATAGGTTACTAATCTCTCTTCTTGTTATTTTAAGTGTTTCGAGGTATGTCCTTTGATGTTTGATGAAGGATTAATTGTTAATAGATATGGGTAACAAGACCTAGGGAGTTTTCAAAGCAATATTTTGAGCTAGGGTTTGTTGAATAACCAATAGAAGAAAAGGGTTCTTGGATTCAAAGTAGCAAGAAGATGTCAGAATTTTCGTCTCTCAGGAGGAGTTACCATGAGCAGAACAAAGAAAAGCTCCATCAGAATAGAAAACGTCATCAAAATCAACTTCAAAGCTGCCTACAATTTTGTTATTTTCAGCCCAATGTATTCATAGTGAATGTTATTTTTAGTGATTGGTATTTTCAAGGAGAAGGGCATACTATGAGAACACTATTTTTGAGGGGGCTGTTTTTAGAATTCTACTTTTCTATCTCTTATTATTCAAGAGATGTGAGTTCTAGTGTTTTTTTGTAGTAATCTTTATTCACAGTTTAATGATGATTGCTCTAGTTTAGATTTAGTTTTACTAAATAGACTTTTGTTAAAAAGATTGCAATACATGCAACAAGTTATTCCTAGAGTATAACTGCAATTagttttttgatttgttttcattcAGTCTTTTGTAAACTTTATATATAAGTGTCAttagcacttttttttttttatcataattttCATGCATGCTTATTGCTGAGATTGCTGTTGAAGTATTCTATTTTATGTAATTTTGAGTCAAATAGCACTTATTAATTATTGAGGGCTTTGTATCATCGTGATGATTAAGTTGGGTCTTGAGGCTTTGTCATCAATTCCCATGTTAACTTGTAATATCTTGTTTGTACATATGAATGAGGTTAATTGAATTATTTTTCAAACATTGCAAACTTTGTATTGCAAATCTTAGATAAGTATAATCATTGTAACTTTGTATGCATTGTTTTCCTTTTGATTTGCCAAAATTTCTTGTGTAAACCTACACAATCCTTATGTGTACTTACACTGCTCAGTCCGTGTTTTTAGCTAAACAACATAAACATGTAGTAATCAAAAGGATTTCTTTAGTCAAAAATATAAAAATCGTTTGCCTTGAGTTGAAGAGCATATCAACCCTTTGCCCTAAGTGAATCCAACAAGACATGCCTTTATGTTTACTTCAATACGAGTGTGAACAATCCCTGAAAACACAATACAGATCGTAAATAGCAAGTACATATTGTTGAGATTAAATTAGTTTTTTGTTTATAGGGAGTTTCCCCTTCTAATTTGAATAGCAGTTCTACCACACATGAATTCCATTTTGTGTTGCATTGAAAGATGTGAATCAAAAAGCTAACTCTACTCAAGAAGAGATTCTAAAAATCAGCAATGTTAGTAGATGGTCATAATTTCCTCGGACAGTTACTAGGTACCATGGAAATATAAATTTATATGGTTGCTTACAGGGTATGCTTTCATTAGTATTTGAAGATTTTCAGACTCCTCCCCCATAAGCCATTTGGCAGCAGCAAGAATCCCTGAATGTGCATACCTAAAAACCAAAAAtaagggattaattaattaataaattagaaattaagaaagaaCTAACTCTGATTAATGATAATTAATTAGCTAATCAATTTTGATAACATGGTgccattaattaattaatcaatatggtGATCTTAAAGTGAATTGGCTAGGATGAACTAATGTGTAGAATTAACAATAGAAAGTTATGAAATTTAGATGTCTACAAGGCACATATAAAGCTAACATTTTGAGTTCCAAAGCTATGGATAATGTATTAAACAATTTTTAAGGTAAATGAAAAGAAATCTCCTTTTGGAACAAAGGTTCTTGTATGCAAAATTGGTAATGTATGGGACACAAactaaaaaaacatttttttagttAAGTTCATAGTCTTAGAAAAGAGCATGCAAAGGCAGACTTTTAGTTCACTATCAACTCAAACAGCAATTTAGTGTATATGACCTACCTTGTGGAAGCCCGTATAGGGATCACTTTTGCATTTACCTTATATATTGTTCACACTAGCTAATATACCCTACTCATAGCCCGATTCAACTCACAAGAAGCACTTTTGGAAGTTATTTTATATCTAACTATATTAAAAATAGTGTAATATGGTTTATCTTACTAAATGAACTTTAGATCTCTTTGACAATCTCTTAAGGTGATTGTTTGTGATTGCAATCCCTTATTCACAAGCAATTCTTGGAAAGAGGTGCGTCTAGATGGGAGATATCTTTAACTATGAGTTCTATATATCACCCCAAACTGATGGACATGCTAAAGTAAACAAGTGTTAAAAGGGATAGCTCCTATGATTTGCATTTGATGAATAAAATTAGTGGATTAAGTCGATATCTCTCACACATTGATGGTAGAATACTACTTATCACACTAATGAGCACATGGTTATACTGAGAGAGAAGGGGGGGGAACCAATATAACAACGaacttttactttttcaacttaaCATCATAAGCATCTCATAAACATATTCATTCCATATTAACATTCACATGAGGTCTAATTATCATGTAACACAAATACTGCACAAGATACACGTAGAAGCCCTAACGGAAAAAACCATGACAAATTAATGCTTTTATAAAAATACTTCTTTTACAATGTTcgtaggcaccaacccctcatcCAAATTTTCCACCTTAATAATGTTGCTTCGCCAACACATGATGGATTCACTATAATGCTCTTCTTCAAACTATTATTATGGTGACAATAAATTTGCCACaaaacttgtaatgtcccctaacaAATAAGTTGCCAAACGTTAAATTTgaaacaatattaattattttatattaatatcccattcattaatataaataattaatattacatgTTCCTATTATTAAAGCATTTTAATAAACACCGTAGCTATCTACGTAATAGTTCTTAACTACTATTTAGTTTCCTACGAGAAATAAAAACAACTTATTTGGTAAATAAAAGGATGGCGTCAGATGGAAGGAATATGCCTAGAAGAAAAGATTTGAATCCTGCGTGTGTTAATACACATCTCAGAGTTAAATTGCCTTTCGTCACTCTTTGACTGACCTATTGGTCACATGATTCTGGAGAAGAATCAATATTGTTTGAAGCGGAGTGAAGTTCAATGGAGATCCTTGGTGTATGACGCGGGTATGCGTATTCCTGCAAATACGATTAGCGGAATCGTGGAGAAGCATTCACAGCGTCACAAACACTAATGTTAGTGCCCCTGCAAACCGAAACACTGCATCAACGTACGACATCTATGCGTGCCTTTGTAACCCGATATCGGGTTGTGACGTGAAAGATTGCCCTTACTGCATATGGGTGGTGCCGGCAGTTATCGTGGAGAGAAGAGTTTGTCATCGTTGCGGTGTGAAGGATATTGAAATCGCGTGGAGGATCTCATAGTGTTTGCATATAGTGAAAATGCAGAGTCTCAGACTTGACGCATATGTTTGTATAGGCATTACATGCTTTGGTAAATTGGCTGCAACCGGAAGTGTATCCTTCTGGCTTTCTATTGAAGAGTTGAAAAACCTTGGGTAAACATTCAACATCAATTCCGGCATCAACGTGAAGTCTAAATCGGCGGTCACAACTACCCAACCAGGTGCATCATGAAAAGAATTCTCTTACTTGTTCTCTGATGGAATAAATTGATATCAATGTCTATGAATAATGACTGTTCTAGTTTGCTATATTTATCAGTGATTACTAAAATAGAAATAGAACCAACGCAAATAAGGAAGACTCCAAATAAAGAAAATACTGTATAAGATGTTTATttccaccattggttgtgttgTACAAACAATCTTCTGTTATGTCCTAGTTATACAACTGACTGCAATCAAATCCTAGCTAgggaattttacagtggtatcagagcctagaaaTCTTGCCAACCTGTAGGGTGTTTTTTCTTGAGTTGGAAATTCATGAAAAATCTATGCACAGCTGAGTATGCACCAgggaaattataatttttggaatacTAGAGTTCGACAAAACAGATATCAAAACTCTCCTTTAGCACAAGGTAGCTCTTCTATTCAGTTTGAGATTGAGGACAGCCATACTGAAACTGACGAAGAGATTATTTTTTAAACAAACAGTATGGGGGAACCAGAAAACAATAGGGATCTCATAGCAACTTTAATTAGAAGTCAACAAGATATGCAGGACAATGTCAACAGAATGACTAATTTAATGATCCAATTTACTAATCAGCatcaaaataatggaaataatcaACACCATAATGTTGGGGCAAACAATTAGGGTAGAGATGAGCATTCTGTCAATAATAATCAGCCGGAAAGAACAGGAACAGCTAGACCTTTTATGCCAACTTTCACTGTTAGGAATGTGCAACCAGAAAACGAACTGGCAATTAGAGAATTACAGGATGAGATACACCAAGATTGGTTATTATCAGGGGATGATTTTAGGtcaacaatgacatttagagagtacttggatgtcagaatgaaacataggccaagaggacagTGAGGGAATAATAGTGAATTACAGAGGAAAATCGGTAAGATGTCTATCCATTACTTTGATGGGTCAGGGAAAACCGCAGCTAGGGCTTGGGTGCAGAAACTAGACACCtactttcaattaaatcctatgttgGAAGATGAAGCAATCAAATATGCAGCATTACATCTTGACGGTGTAGCACACGAATGGTGGCACCATGGGCAAGTAACTTTGGGTCATAATCAAATTATTACATATGTTGAATTAAGTGAGAAACTTATTGACAGATTTGACTCTAAAGATACTGTACTTCATCTAAAAGATTTAACTCAGCTTAAGCAATCTGGAACTATTGAACAATACatttctgaatttgaaaaattggcagtTTTAGTAACTGAAATTTCAGAGAGACATAAAATTGTGATATTCatagatggattgtctgattcACTCAAAGGTTGGGTTAAGTCCTTGAACCCTCCTACTTTACAAACAGCTATTAAAAGAGCAAGAGAATTGGAACCATCTTCAAAAGGGAAATTTTTTAATAAAGCACCAGCACCTAAACCTAAAAATGACAAACAACCTTTCAATAAAGATAATTTCCCTGAAAAAAAGTTAGataaagaggaaagggaagaactcagaaggaaaaaactatgttttagCTGTAGAGAATCATGGCAGACAGGACAAAGATGTTTGGGAAAGGGAAAAATTCATTACATTGAGGTTATGTCAGATAGTGACGATGAAGAGAATGTTGAACCTAATATAGAACCTGCACCACAGAACATAGAATCAGAGACAGGTACTAAACATGGAGAAGGGGTAATAGCATCTATGGCAAGAACacctcattataatattttcagagttagaggaATTTTGAATGGGCAGTGTGTGGTTGTcatgcttgatagtggttctactcataattttatagatgcagcTCTTGTGTTAAAACGTGGATTGCAAACTGAAAAACATGAAGGttttgatgttagagtagcaggtggaactaatttgtccagtactcataaagttcctaaattgagtattactcttggcaattatactgttactgatgatttttatgtgattgatttggctGATACAAATGTTgttttgggcattcaatggatggaaacGTTAGATGAGTACACTCAGAGTTTTAAAAGATTGGAATTTTCttttaagattgatgataagaaagTAGTGCTTCGGGGTATGTCTAACGGTGGTCCCAGGATCGTTAGTGCTAAAAGAATGGAGGCTATTttcagacatggagatgtggcatggtcgTCACAATGTTTAATTTCCAACAAGGTATCAGGATTTGAATctaaacattatcaacatgatttgttgaAAGTATTAGATTCACATAATCTGGTTTTCAGTGATATACCTCCAGGAGTTCCACCTGACAGAGGATTTGAACATACCATTGAGTTAGAAGAAGGTGCCAAACCCGTTATCACAACTACTTACAGACATCCTGAAACATTCagagatgaaatagaaaaggcaattaaggaattgttggatatggggcatatcgagcccagttctagtccttttgcatcaTCAGTAGTActggtcaaaaagaaggatgggactctTCGCATGTGTATAGATTACCGTGCTCTTAACAAGAAGACAATCaaaaacaggtatccaattcctcgaattgatgagttgttagatgaattacatggtgctgtttatttttataaaattgatttgaggTCAAGATATCATCAAATTAAGTTAAGACCATAAAACTGCTTTCCgttgtcattatggtcattatgaattcttggttatgccgttTGGTTTAACAAATGCTCCGGCAACATTTCAGTCTTGCATGAATCATACTTTTAACAAACAGTTGAGGAAATATTTGctagttttctttgatgatatattgatttacagcaaaacttgggaagatcacttgaaacatattgatattgttcttggtattatggaatctcaatcactttatgcaaaggcttctaaatgtgaatttggaatgacaaaaattttgtatttagggcatatgatcagtgcTACAGGTGTACAAGttcatcaagaaaagataagagccattttggattgACCACTGCCACGAAATCTTACAGATTTACGAGGATTCTTTGGATTATGCAGTTATTACAAAAGATTTGTCAGAGGTTTTTCATAGCTCGGGGCACCGttgacagatcttaccaaaaagggggcattcTGATGGACggaggaggcacaacaagtttttgaGAAACTGAAAGAGGTAATGAGCTCTTGCCCAGTACTTGCACTTCCAGATTTTAATCAGGCTTTTGTCTTGGAATGTGATGCATCTGGTGAAGGAATAGGAGTCAtcttaatgcaaaataaacatcctATAGCATATCAAAGCAGGAAACTTAATAATCTAGAGAGATTGTATtctatttatgacaaagaaatgttggcaatcatgcatgcattggcaaaatttagacaatatttggttggTGGCAAATTTGTAGTCAGAACTAACCATAACAGTTTGAGATATTTCTTGggaccaaagaaacgggactcggactcggcgcgGACTcaggactcggcgtcagactcggctccagactcggctagactcgggaaagtgaaaaacttaagaaatttagagatttttaaagatttaaaacttgtttcagacaccctttattgaatacaccttaaagacacaaaaacatcatcaaactcggctcatttgattacatacacaagtatacatcaatcacataagcataaacgcaaattgtagctgaagaaaataacaaacatagatatataaatattgtcaaatgtatacaatattacaaaactcatggaataaaaaaccatgtcatcatatgatcatcatcaaatgtttcatacaaataccaaaggtaaatagtaaatactaaatacaactacaagtgtacaagcctatggctcagagggccgtgcaccctctcgccctggccccctgcgaaggcgtttaaagtaggtcctggatgattcagcagccatagtcgctccccgtgacaccatgccatgctcaccaacatcaggaacaactgtgtcactctgagtctcagtatttcctgtctctgctcgtgctctttgctcctcctctgccatggctacaacctcagcctctatatctacctagtcgatccaatcaatgtcatcatcactaaatacagttgtaggagtcccaggagctgtctgattctcattggcccactctgcttcaagatcaacctcatctagaatgataggagacatgtcaactattgcattctttctcattctcaggcggaggttgtagtgaacaaagacgagatcattcatcttctccacagataatctattgcgcctcttggagtgtatgtgctcaaacatactccaattgcgctcacaacctgatgcgctgcatggttggctcaagatgcgaatggccaacttctgaatatttggtgtctctgggccaaaaaagttccaccaatgatctgagtttgaaatgagaaaaataaataaaatcagtctcactcatgaactcatttaacaagttacaatatagtattgaataaaactaaaattaagccttacaatttatttttacctggcatcatagttgtcctaccgtctttggcgacaagacgagagaaggtctccccttgtgcatttgagaacacctgtagctctcgaaaaaggtctatctgagaagtaccagcaggtcccatcttctccatgattgcatatagcccattaaggacctccacatcagccttgaaagaagggataaaacggaatgccggattcagataggctgccgcatggatgggcctatgaagctgatgatgccatcccctatcaatgatctcccaaatgggaccatacttgctctcatctcctccatagacgaatcagatggcctccttcgccctatccatgccctcatatatatagcccattgcgggcttatctccatccgcaactcgtaacaaaaccaccaagggcttaacaaactgcaaaattgaaaatattgtgtaatttagaaaaatgagcaaataagagaatacatataataagttataaaacatgaagttaaattatagaatttataaaaaaattaccttcactatctcatcacaagggacccaaaagccttgctcatcaaaaatgcagtctgccatatctttccctgcaagggtggtagcataggatgaggaagaccactcctcaccaacaatcatacgtctcaaggaagacttagacctaagcatggactacaatgtgaggaagtttgtggcaaatcttgtgattcctggacgacctaactccttctgctctgtgtattgtctcataagagccaacacccaagaatgattatatacaaatttgcagacatttcttgccctttctacacatctcttgacccatgggatttttccaatatcctccaacatgaggtcaatgcaatgagcagcacatggagtccaaactatagatgggtgcctctccatcaatagtctacctgcagcaacattatttgttgcattgtaaattgtaattaatggaggtacaaactacaagatagtaattaatttgcaaacaaaattagtttgtaatcaaaagtttacctgcagcaacataatttgctgcattgtcggtcaccacctgtaccacgttctcctcacccacatcttcaatcacctcctctatctgctcagataggtaggtggcattcttgcaatgggcggaggcatcaatggacttgatgaaaacggtgccccttgaaataaataaataaagctaggtcaatgatcattcaataaaccatcagataaaaaataaaaaattaaagactatatgaaactaaaattaatcaatcacctgtggaagaaacaagaaaattaaggagagttctatttctcctatccatccaaccatcagtcatgatggtacgacctttagtgctccatatctggcgttgttcatctaaatccttcttcacatcatccaccatttgagacaaaataggtcccctcaaatcactctcactaggggctttgaaccccgccccgcatatggtaatggcatcaaccatttgttgccaataaggagacttgtcgcaaagaaactcaatgagataagttaagtataaaaattcaatgagataagttaagtataaaaattaaaacaatcaaagttatcaaacataaaagttagtaaaacattcacctggctacaaagaatggaatacagctatagctccaaaacctgccaactgccattttagcagcatcatgaacctccttgttccaacccatgccctcaagcgatggttgggacccaggagtagtgtgaggcacaaagaaggaatccaacctagatttacgaatcctaggtccaatagtagcactcccactacaactactagcggtaggagcatgagaagtggcggtggcactgccacttatagaagcaaAAGCAGAAACGAAAGCACCaacagtagcaaactgagtgggacgatatggaggtaaggaagaagggcctccaacaccacctaactgtgtccctcttcctaaaactgtctctctcccaatggccgctcgatcctccttttgattctttttcctttcaatctcctcaaccattacataacattcacgTACGGACTCAgggactgcttttaggcatggttcggcatcatgtccacgcacaccagcaatatggtatttcagcctatatatacctccatggaatattgttttgcaaaacatacattttgtttgcccctttccttgccctggaaaatcctcatgatatttccaagcagggtcctttctaatggggggtctagaagctgaagtagacattttaggatagttttgtgaaacttgaagttgaggcaaataataaagtgaagtttgctacaacaaaacattacaaatacaaaataaaattaatacatacattaaaaaaaactaaagtagggtttgtcaaaccctactttaaaaaaaaaaatttacaaaccctacatagtacaacactacaactacatactacatgctacatacaaacatacaaaagattttgaaagaaaatgtaaaactttcaaaataaatgaatagaaaatggaatttttgcatacaagaaacaaaataatcttcaaaaaaacaatcttacctcttacaacaagcttgaaatgagctgcaaactcttcctatccaactcttgatgcaccaaatccaaacccaatgcagctccaatgtgacaaattgaagaaaacttgagcttcctccttgctggtttttcttctatgcacccttgtttttcttcccaactcactttactcttttttttgcaagtgaatgaaatgaaagtcacttttagggataGAAGTTAATTAACATAAAAAAACGGACTTAAAAAAACAttgcaaactattttttttttttgtctttaagtttagTTGGACGCCGGCTgagtctggggctcaggactcgccgaaTTTGGCGAGTTTGGGCAAGTTTAGTTGGACGCCGGCCGAGTCTGGGGCTCGGGACTCGCCGAATTTGGCGAGTttgggccaaactcgccaactcggcgagtctcgCGAGTTTACTCGCCaaactcggacgagtccgagtccaaGCCCCTGGGACTCGTCGGGCCCgactcgtactcggactcgccgagtctaGGCAAGTTTGGGCGAGTCCCGTTTCACTGCTTGGACAAGAAAGACTTGAATTACAGGCAGCAAAAATGGATCAGTAAGATCCAAGCTTATGATTTCGAAATTAAATATGTGAAAGGTAAAAACAATGTTGTTGCAGATGCACTATCTAGAAGGCCTGAAATAAATGCATTATCTGTAGtaacagctgattggaaatctttattgctggTTGAATATTCTAAGGATTCTTTTGCCTGTGATTTGCTAGATTACCATACACAAGATGATAAATATAAGGTTGTAAATGATGTTATCTATTACAAAGACACGATTTACCTGATTCCAGGatcgaagttgaaagagaaaatcctCCAATCAGTGCATGATGTTCCTTTAGCAGGGCATCCCAGCTACTTCAAAACTTACCGGCAGATAAGAGAAAGATTCACCTAGAAAGGACTAAAGAAT
This genomic stretch from Cryptomeria japonica chromosome 8, Sugi_1.0, whole genome shotgun sequence harbors:
- the LOC131857434 gene encoding uncharacterized protein LOC131857434 isoform X2, which produces MEKMGPAGTSQIDLFRELQVFSNAQGETFSRLVAKDGRTTMMPETPNIQKLAIRILSQPCSASGCERNWSMFEHIHSKRRNRLSVEKMNDLVFVHYNLRLRMRKNAIVDMSPIILDEVDLEAEWANENQTAPGTPTTVFSDDDIDWID
- the LOC131857434 gene encoding uncharacterized protein LOC131857434 isoform X1; amino-acid sequence: MEKMGPAGTSQIDLFRELQVFSNAQGETFSRLVAKDGRTTMMPDHWWNFFGPETPNIQKLAIRILSQPCSASGCERNWSMFEHIHSKRRNRLSVEKMNDLVFVHYNLRLRMRKNAIVDMSPIILDEVDLEAEWANENQTAPGTPTTVFSDDDIDWID